From the genome of Nasonia vitripennis strain AsymCx chromosome 1, Nvit_psr_1.1, whole genome shotgun sequence, one region includes:
- the LOC100114359 gene encoding pyruvate dehydrogenase phosphatase regulatory subunit, mitochondrial produces the protein MWQRSGIFRQRFLAKKTKLLNINHKVIVRTNVSSATRDETPPTEADVVICGGGVMGAAVAYHLAMAGWGDRTVIVESSRLGGGTTWHASGLIGAFKPSMTQVKLTQDSIALYKELEAKGLPTGWKQCGSLSLARTGDRMTVFRRMKAQSVSLNTECHLVTPEEIKALCPLLKVDDLFGGLWIPGDGVGDPYQICLTLIEEAVRNGVRVYENCKLTRVKTINDKVEAVETSRGTIECKYFVNCTGFWARSVGKLSEPYIKVPLHPVEHYYLHTKPIPGLDPMTPVVRDLDGYVYFRENDGRILAGGFEQVAKPVFEDGLIPESPNERFLPPDWDHFHILFEQILHRIPSLQNAKLEMLCNGPEAFSPDCKWIVGESPEIRNYYVAAGMKTIGIAAAGGVGRVTAELITKGLASMDYYELDVTRFLGLHNNRKFLRDRVKEVPGMHYALQYPHHEFKTGRNLRMSPIYPKLREAGAVFGQVMGYERPTWFQPDNEQDIDPMDGTQKYKIAYTNTFGKPPWFGHVEKEYAACRETIGLSDYSSFTKIDLWSNGTEVVDFLQYLCSNDVDVPVGSIIHTGMQNHRGGYENDCSLARIAPNHFMMIAPTIQQTRCKYWLKRHLPSDGSVAVSDVTSAYTAICIMGPATRQLLSELTDTDLNPKNFPFFTFKELDVGLANGIRTMNLTHTGELGYVLYIPNEFALHVYTRLIEAGEKYKIRHSGYYATRALRVEKFYAFWGQDLDTFTTPLECGRAWRVKFDKEIDFIGRDALLKQRDEGVTRQYVQLLLNDHDPDIDTWCWGNEPIYRNGKYCGMTTTTGYGFTFKKQVCLGFVQNLDSKGRPQVVTNQYILSGDYEVDIAGIKFHAKCHLHSPNLPTKFPDKERDSYHATRGQQIV, from the exons ATGTGGCAAAGATCCGGTATTTTTCGTCAGCGTTTTCTggcaaaaaaaacaaaattacttaATATCAATCACAAAGTCATTGTCAGAACAAATGTGTCATCTGCCACAAGGGATGAAACACCTCCAACTGAAGCTGATGTAGTAATATGTGGTGGTGGAGTGATGGGTGCCGCTGTAGCTTATCATCTTGCTATGGCTGGCTGGGGAGATCGAACAGTAATCGTAGAAAGCAGCAG ACTAGGAGGAGGTACAACTTGGCATGCATCAGGTCTTATAGGTGCCTTTAAACCATCTATGACTCAGGTTAAGTTAACACAAGACAGCATAGCTTTATATAAAGAACTTGAAGCAAAAGGTTTACCTACTGGCTGGAAACAGTGTGGAAGTCTTTCTCTAGCTCGGACAGGAGATCGAATGACAGTTTTTAGAAGAATGAAAGCACaatctgt ATCATTAAATACTGAATGCCATTTAGTTACACCAGAAGAAATAAAAGCATTATGTCCTTTATTGAAAGTTGATGATCTGTTTGGAGGCTTGTGGATTCCTGGAGATGGTGTTGGAGACCCATATCAGATATGTTTGACATTAATCGAAGAAGCTGTTAGAAATG gCGTACGAGTGTACGAAAACTGCAAACTAACAAGAGTAAAGACTATAAATGATAAAGTAGAAGCAGTAGAAACATCGCGAGGCACAATAGAATGTAAATACTTTGTAAATTGTACCGGATTTTGGGCTCGTAGTGTAGGAAAGTTAAGTGAACCATATATTAAA gTTCCTTTACATCCAGTGGAACATTATTATCTTCATACAAAGCCTATTCCTGGTCTAGATCCTATGACTCCAGTAGTTAGAGATTTGGATGGATACGTTTATTTTCGAGAAAATGACGGACGCATATTAGCTGGTGGGTTTGAACAAGTTGCCAAACCCGTTTTTGAAGATGGTCTCATACCTG AAAGCCCAAATGAGCGTTTTTTGCCTCCGGACTGGGATCACTTCCACATATTGTTCGAGCAAATTCTTCATAGAATACCGAGTCTGCAAAACGCTAAACTAGAGATGTTATGCAATGGGCCCGAAGCATTTTCTCCCGATTGCAAATGGATCGTCGGGGAATCGCCGGAAATAAGAAACTACTATGTCGCTGCTGGAATGAAAACG ATAGGAATCGCCGCAGCAGGTGGAGTAGGTCGGGTGACGGCAGAGCTTATAACGAAAGGTCTAGCCTCGATGGACTATTATGAGCTTGATGTAACGCGCTTTCTTGGGCTGCACAACAACCGCAAATTCTTGCGCGACCGCGTCAAAGAGGTACCGGGCATGCACTATGCCCTTCAATATCCACACCACGAATTTAAAACTGGTAGAAACTTGCGAATGTCGCCTATTTATCCAAAGCTCAGGGAGGCCGGGGCCGTTTTCGGACAGGTCATGGGTTACGAAAGACCTACTTGGTTCCAGCCGGATAATGAACAGg ATATAGACCCCATGGATGGAAcgcaaaaatacaaaatcgCTTACACAAACACTTTTGGCAAACCTCCTTGGTTTGGGCACGTAGAAAAGGAGTACGCTGCTTGTAGAGAAACGATAGGGTTGAGCGACTATTCCTCCTTTACGAAAATTGATTTATGG TCGAACGGAACAGAAGTGGTAGATTTTCTACAGTATTTATGCTCAAACGATGTTGATGTGCCAGTCGGGAGCATCATTCATACAGGAATGCAAAATCACCGTGGTGGATACGAAAACGATTGCAGTTTAGCACGGATTGCCCCAAATCA TTTCATGATGATTGCTCCGACGATTCAACAAACTCGCTGTAAATACTGGCTAAAAAGACATTTACCATCCGACGGCTCGGTAGCTGTATCTGATGTCACCTCGGCTTACACGGCTATTTGCATTATGGGACCTGCTACGCGTCAATTACTTTCTGAGTTGACTGACACCGATTTGAATCCGAAAAACTTCCCCTTTTTCACATTTAAG gaACTCGATGTTGGATTAGCTAATGGAATTCGAACTATGAACTTAACGCACACAGGAGAACTCGGATATGTTCTATACATTCCTAACGAA tTTGCTCTACATGTCTACACTAGATTAATAGAAGCAGGTGAAAAGTACAAAATAAGACATTCAGGATATTACGCTACAAGGGCATTACGAGTTGAAAAGTTCTATGCGTTTTGGGGACAAGATCTGGATACCTTCACTACACCGTTAGAATGTGGTCGAGCTTGGAGAGTTAAATTTGAT AAAGAAATAGATTTTATTGGTAGAGACGCTCTACTGAAGCAGAGAGATGAAGGGGTAACGAGACAATACGTCCAATTGTTATTGAACGATCACGACCCTGATATCGATACATGGTGTTGGGGTAATGAGCCTATTTACAGGAACGGAAAATATTGTGGGATGACAACTACCACTGGATATGGATTCACGTTTAAAAAACAA GTATGCCTAGGATTTGTGCAAAATTTGGATTCTAAGGGCCGGCCTCAAGTTGTAACAAATCAGTATATCTTATCAGGAGACTACGAAGTGGACATAGCGGGAATAAAATTCCATGCAAAGTGCCATCTGCATAGTCCTAATCTACCAACTAAATTTCCCGATAAAGAAAGAGATTCCTATCATGCTACGCGTGGTCAACAAATCGTATAA